A genomic segment from Toxotes jaculatrix isolate fToxJac2 chromosome 6, fToxJac2.pri, whole genome shotgun sequence encodes:
- the prrg1 gene encoding transmembrane gamma-carboxyglutamic acid protein 1, whose translation MGSVFLPADAAHSVLRRLRRANFLLEEMKQGDIQRECREEICTYEEAREAFENDEKTRRFWEEYVRESSPSGGLETVVGGVHSLYLIVPLLLVVLIIAAVAITVWRCQSRKRSQRSPSLGHSHHDHVLSVVSMDHWGRDYHHGDQSELSVHSSPAYPGSEITSGRGSAGDPPPSYEEAVGHTDVQIETEPPPQYEDIVTTSTTSVSGHGK comes from the exons ATGGGAAGTG TGTTCCTGCCGGCGGATGCAGCCCACTCTGTGCTGCGGCGGCTGCGCAGGGCCAACTTCTTGCTGGAGGAGATGAAGCAAGGTGACATCCAGAGGGAGTGCCGTGAAGAGATCTGCACCTATGAGGAGGCCCGCGAGGCTTTTGAGAATGACGAGAAGACG agGCGGTTCTGGGAGGAATATGTACGGGAGAGCAGTCCGTCCGGAGGGCTGGAGACAGTGGTAGGTGGAGTCCATTCTCTCTACTTGATAGTGCCACTGCTGCTGGTTGTACTCATCATCGCTGCCGTCGCCATCACTGTTTGGCGCTGCCAATCCCGCAAGCGCTCACAGCGCAGCCCCAGTCTGGGACATTCGCATCATGACCACGTCCTGTCAGTGGTCTCTATGGACCATTGGGGGAGGGATTACCACCATGGTGACCAGTCAGAACTCAGTGTCCACAGCAGCCCAGCTTATCCAGGCTCAGAGATTACATcaggaagaggaagtgctgGAGACCCTCCGCCATCTTATGAGGAGGCTGTTGGCCACACAGATGTCCAGATAGAGACGGAGCCACCTCCACAGTACGAGGATATAGTCACCACCAGCACTACCAGTGTCAGTGGCCATGGGAAGTAA
- the tmem47 gene encoding transmembrane protein 47, protein MASSVSGTEEVRVSALTPLKLVGLVCVFLALCLDVGAMLSPAWVTADDQYYLSLWVSCWKPVSSEEWSCNSTLATDWQIATLALLLGGAALTLLSFLVALVSLCFGSRSHCYKPVAVMLFSAVVLQVCSLVLFPIKFIETVSLRVYHEFNWGYGLAWGSTIFSFGGAILYCLNPKNYEDYY, encoded by the exons ATGGCTTCATCCGTGAGCGGCACAGAGGAGGTCCGAGTGTCGGCGTTGACGCCCTTGAAGTTGGTGGGACTGGTGTGCGTCTTTCTCGCGCTGTGCCTGGATGTCGGGGCTATGCTGAGCCCGGCTTGGGTCACAGCAGATGACCAGTACTACCTGTCCCTGTGGGTGTCCTGCTGGAAGCCCGTCAGCTCCGAGGAGTGGTCCTGCAACAGCACGCTGGCCACGG actgGCAGATTGCCACGCTGGCCCTGCTGTTAGGAGGGGCGGCACTCACCCTGCTCTCCTTCCTTGTGGCGCTGGTGTCCCTGTGCTTCGGCTCCAGGAGTCACTGCTACAAGCCTGTGGCTGTTATGCTGTTCTCTGCAG tgGTGCTTCAGGTGTGCAGCTTGGTCCTGTTTCCCATCAAGTTCATAGAGACGGTCAGTCTGAGGGTGTATCATGAGTTTAACTGGGGATACGGCCTGGCCTGGGGATCCACCATCTTCTCTTTTGGAGGTGCCATCCTCTATTGCCTCAACCCGAAGAACTATGAAGACTACTACTAA